The following are from one region of the Poecilia reticulata strain Guanapo linkage group LG7, Guppy_female_1.0+MT, whole genome shotgun sequence genome:
- the emilin3a gene encoding EMILIN-2: MMHFAVVIGLFFPLVEAKYSNLFTIHQGLSPHQEQLKPTNRHKNHCAYVIEKTVSFTVQDGAAPYVKAEYNKCSWAKKCPTLLYRLLYKPMFKVAHKTVTELEWRCCPGYSGYNCMDGHQIYQHPIRMMPPFKGPPMKGPQFRGPQHQGPMFKGQMFKTPPMKPKLWSQPKQSHTSSFSSYPLPHFGSSSYPDSSFEPYPPEPQPEPEYQEPHLTDGDPEHQGEYNQRLEDVTPEEMAAPTAGEEQPEGKITGQAVGRETEERIFRIEEDLRHLNHGLETLRGTVSGLENSLRASLRDDASRMLSALLSAAPTPLAAPATASNPPIVGFVEIPARDLDMEAFDGSHVFPDLTEMSGRVEELRTELQELRATVQGQDGVLKMISNKTRGGVESLMDAKLSAVKVEILDGLEKRVESAEERCGEKVGAERRQCQRVQRQRQEQMRGALEESMSKLKAELGIIQSQIRPSGELAERVLHLETSVADLNRSQMHLRVALSGHKDHIEAMLEGRLRYVEDKLNLTEQMRSGDPVEEAATGQRLEARMEGKLRDLEGRLLTALEELSNATAPTLLEGHVVPTLETELESLRGRLELDVDRVQKHLNNLEILCSSPCSLATQGDASGPGESQEVEQNIKQVLDSQNDRLSSLNFTLQTILNTRERQVDAEKGPPFQAELTVLKFNVRSVNHTLMSLQDSLGTVVHQVGEANSSWHERELRLAKQMKGVVQLVGHQASMLGAGERRLTRLKAELQDMKKRLAEEVRGCRSTAMVVKKEVTEVGGRVASVEDQCKGLNYLAEDLERIREELEKQSSSLLLQVNGTLSSHAQQLYELKDELRNCTMRAEPIRSSDTKRGDTFTLN; the protein is encoded by the exons atgatgcattttgCAGTTgtgattggtttgtttttcccaCTAGTTGAAGCCAAATACTCCAATTTATTCACAATTCATCAGGGGCTCAGTCCACATCAGGAGCAACTGAAACCAACCAACAGGCACAA gaacCACTGTGCCTACGTCATTGAGAAGACGGTGTCCTTCACTGTCCAGGACGGGGCAGCGCCATATGTGAAGGCTGAATACAACAAGTGTTCCTGGGCCAAAAAATGTCCAACTCTCCT GTATCGCCTCCTCTACAAGCCGATGTTCAAGGTAGCCCATAAAACAGTGACTGAACTGGAGTGGCGCTGTTGTCCTGGGTACTCTGGTTACAACTGTATGGATGGTCACCAGATTTACCAGCATCCAATCAGGATGATGCCACCATTCAAAGGACCACCAATGAAAGGCCCACAGTTTAGGGGTCCACAGCACCAAGGGCCCATGTTCAAAGGTCAAATGTTCAAAACTCCACCTATGAAACCAAAACTCTGGAGTCAACCAAAGCAATCTCACACCAGCAGTTTCAGCTCCTACCCACTGCCTCACTTTGGGTCCTCGTCTTACCCCGACTCATCCTTTGAGCCTTACCCACCAGAACCTCAGCCAGAACCAGAATACCAGGAGCCACATCTTACAGACGGCGACCCAGAGCACCAGGGGGAATACAACCAAAGACTAGAAGATGTTACCCCAGAGGAAATGGCCGCTCCAACCGCAGGAGAAGAACAGCCAGAGGGGAAGATCACAG GCCAGGCTGtggggagagagacagaggaaaGGATATTTAGAATAGAGGAGGACCTGCGGCATCTGAACCACGGTCTGGAGACACTCAGGGGAACAGTGTCTGGACTGGAGAACAGCCTGAGAGCCTCGCTGAGAGACGATGCCAGCAGGATGCTGTcagctctgctctctgctgctccaACGCCTCTTGCTGCTCCCGCTACAGCGTCTAACCCACCCATCGTCGGGTTTGTGGAAATTCCTGCCAGAGATCTCGACATGGAGGCCTTCGATGGCAGCCACGTGTTTCCAGACCTCACAGAAATGAGTGGAAGGGTGGAAGAGCTGAGGACGGAGCTGCAGGAGCTCAGAGCAACGGTTCAGGGACAAGACGGAGTCCTGAAGATGATCTCAAATAAAACCAGGGGAGGTGTGGAGAGTTTGATGGATGCTAAACTGAGTGCAGTCAAGGTGGAAATACTCGATGGACTGGAGAAACGAGTTGAGAGTGCAGAGGAGCGCTGCGGGGAGAAGGTGGGAGCTGAGCGGCGGCAGTGCCAGAGGGTCCAGCGTCAGCGGCAGGAGCAGATGAGAGGCGCTCTGGAGGAAAGCATGTCAAAGCTGAAAGCCGAGCTGGGAATCATCCAGTCGCAGATCCGTCCATCAGGTGAGCTGGCAGAACGAGTCCTGCATCTGGAAACATCTGTGGCAGACCTGAACCGATCCCAGATGCACCTGAGAGTGGCTCTCAGCGGTCACAAAGACCACATAGAGGCGATGCTGGAGGGCCGCCTTCGGTACGTTGAAGACAAGCTCAACCTGACTGAGCAGATGAGAAGTGGAGATCCTGTGGAAGAAGCTGCAACAGGGCAGAGGCTGGAGGCCAGGATGGAGGGTAAGCTCCGAGACCTGGAGGGCCGCTTACTGACGGCTCTAGAGGAGCTGAGCAACGCCACCGCCCCCACCCTGCTGGAAGGCCATGTTGTTCCAACACTGGAGACGGAGCTGGAGTCCCTCCGCGGGAGGCTTGAACTTGATGTAGACAGAGTGCAGAAACACCTAAACAACCTGGAGATTCTCTGCTCCTCTCCTTGTTCTCTTGCCACCCAAGGAGATGCTTCTGGGCCGGGTGAAAGCCAAGAAGTCGAGCAGAACATAAAGCAGGTTTTAGACTCGCAGAACGACCGCTTGAGCAGTCTGAACTTCACCCTGCAGACGATCTTAAACACCAGGGAGAGGCAGGTGGACGCAGAAAAAGGTCCTCCATTTCAGGCAGAGCTTACGGTTCTTAAGTTCAATGTTCGTTCAGTCAACCACACCCTGATGAGTCTCCAAGACTCCCTGGGCACAGTGGTCCATCAGGTGGGAGAGGCCAACAGCTCCTGGCATGAACGAGAGCTTCGCCTGGCAAAGCAGATGAAGGGTGTGGTCCAGCTGGTCGGGCATCAGGCCTCCATGCTGGGGGCAGGCGAGCGTAGGCTGACCCGACTCAAAGCTGAGCTGCAGGACATGAAGAAGCGGCTGGCAGAGGAGGTCCGTGGGTGCCGGAGCACCGCCATGGTGGTCAAGAAGGAGGTAACTGAAGTTGGAGGGCGCGTTGCCAGTGTGGAAGATCAATGTAAAGGTCTGAATTACCTGGCAGAGGATCTGGAAAGAATCAGGGAGGAGCTGGAGAAACAATCCAGCAGTCTTCTTCTGCAGGTTAACGGGACGCTGTCCAGCCACGCTCAGCAGCTGTACGAGCTCAAAGACGAGCTGAGAAACTGCACCATGAGGGCCGAGCCGATCAGGAGCTCAGACACCAAACGAGGCGACACATTCACTCTGAATTAG